From the Anaerolineales bacterium genome, one window contains:
- a CDS encoding aldo/keto reductase has translation MINSIKDCALLNNGLKMPWLGFGVFKVSDGREVEEAVRCALDCGYRSIDTAALYGNERGVGKAIRESGIPRGEIFLTTKVWNEDQRAKRTAGAFEESLDRLDMEYVDLYLVHWPVQGCYLETWRAMERIHQSGRAKAVGVSNFLVHHLEDILREGGTTPAVNQVEFHPLLLQPELLAFCRNHRIQLEAWSPLMQGRIFAEEAVQTLAGKYGRTPAQIVLRWDLQHEVVTIPKSVRRERIAENARIFDFELSEEDMQLLDSLDAGKRVGPDPDTFNF, from the coding sequence ATGATAAACAGCATAAAAGATTGCGCCCTGTTGAACAACGGTTTAAAAATGCCCTGGCTGGGGTTCGGCGTGTTTAAGGTCAGCGACGGCCGCGAAGTGGAAGAGGCGGTCCGTTGCGCGCTGGATTGCGGCTACCGCAGCATCGATACGGCCGCCCTCTACGGGAACGAACGCGGGGTCGGCAAGGCGATCCGCGAAAGCGGGATTCCGCGAGGGGAAATTTTCCTCACCACCAAGGTCTGGAACGAGGACCAGCGCGCCAAGCGGACTGCGGGGGCGTTCGAAGAAAGTTTGGACCGCCTGGACATGGAATACGTGGATTTGTACCTGGTCCATTGGCCGGTGCAGGGCTGTTACCTGGAGACGTGGCGGGCGATGGAGCGGATCCACCAAAGCGGCCGGGCCAAGGCGGTCGGCGTCAGCAATTTCCTCGTCCATCACCTGGAGGACATTCTGCGCGAGGGCGGCACGACTCCCGCCGTGAATCAGGTGGAATTCCATCCGCTCCTGCTTCAACCCGAATTGTTGGCTTTTTGCCGGAACCATCGGATCCAATTGGAGGCCTGGAGCCCGCTGATGCAGGGGCGGATCTTCGCAGAAGAAGCCGTGCAAACGCTGGCCGGGAAGTACGGCCGGACCCCGGCCCAGATCGTCCTGCGCTGGGACCTCCAGCACGAAGTGGTCACCATTCCCAAATCCGTCCGCAGAGAGCGCATCGCCGAGAACGCCAGGATCTTCGATTTCGAACTCTCCGAAGAAGATATGCAGCTCCTGGATTCGCTCGATGCGGGAAAACGGGTCGGGCCGGATCCGGATACGTTTAATTTCTGA
- a CDS encoding GNAT family N-acetyltransferase, with protein MAGFNGRPDERGEAEIGYGIDEAFRGKGYKTGVIKRMTAWVYADPSCRAVVARGVEKSNAASRRVLAKAGFRPYEETKNSLSYRVRREDVPSAGRDRAEAEP; from the coding sequence TTGGCGGGTTTCAATGGCCGCCCCGACGAACGCGGGGAAGCGGAGATCGGATACGGGATCGACGAGGCGTTTCGGGGGAAGGGTTATAAGACCGGAGTGATAAAGCGGATGACGGCCTGGGTCTACGCGGATCCTTCGTGCCGGGCGGTCGTCGCCCGGGGGGTCGAGAAATCCAACGCCGCCTCGCGGCGGGTTCTTGCGAAGGCCGGCTTCCGTCCTTATGAAGAAACGAAAAACAGCCTCTCCTACCGGGTCCGCAGGGAGGATGTCCCCTCCGCCGGCCGGGACCGGGCGGAGGCGGAGCCGTAA
- the xth gene encoding exodeoxyribonuclease III, whose protein sequence is MKIATFNCNSVRMRIDQIVRWLKRERPDILCLQETKVQDSDFPQAAFDKAGYYVVFRGQKAYAGVAVVSREETSDILFGIDDGGEPDEARLIQLRAAGVTVINTYVPQGRSADSEHFAYKLEWLARFHRLLERRFAPNDRLVWCGDLNVAPEPIDLHDPKANKDHVDFHPLAREALENVRAWGLADVFRRLHPDEPGHYTFWDYRVANAVKRNIGWRVDHIWATEPVALRAAKAWIDVKARKVKRPSDHTFLVAEFAD, encoded by the coding sequence ATGAAGATCGCCACCTTTAACTGCAATTCTGTCCGGATGCGGATCGACCAGATCGTCCGCTGGTTGAAGCGCGAGCGGCCCGACATCCTCTGCCTGCAGGAGACCAAAGTCCAAGATTCCGACTTCCCGCAGGCGGCCTTCGACAAGGCCGGGTATTACGTCGTCTTCCGCGGGCAGAAGGCCTACGCCGGGGTGGCCGTCGTGAGCCGCGAAGAAACGAGCGATATTCTCTTCGGCATCGACGACGGCGGAGAGCCGGATGAGGCCAGGCTGATCCAGTTGCGCGCCGCCGGCGTGACTGTGATCAACACCTACGTGCCCCAGGGGCGCTCGGCTGACAGCGAACACTTCGCCTACAAGCTGGAGTGGCTGGCGCGCTTCCACCGGCTGCTCGAGCGGCGCTTCGCGCCAAACGATAGGCTCGTGTGGTGCGGGGACCTCAACGTCGCGCCCGAGCCGATCGACCTCCACGATCCGAAGGCCAACAAGGACCACGTGGATTTCCATCCGTTGGCGCGCGAGGCGCTGGAGAACGTGCGCGCCTGGGGGCTGGCGGACGTGTTCCGCCGGCTGCACCCGGACGAGCCCGGCCACTACACCTTCTGGGATTACCGGGTGGCGAATGCGGTCAAACGCAACATCGGCTGGCGCGTGGACCACATCTGGGCCACCGAACCGGTTGCCCTCCGGGCGGCCAAGGCCTGGATCGACGTCAAGGCGCGCAAGGTCAAACGCCCTTCGGATCACACGTTTCTCGTCGCCGAGTTCGCCGATTGA